The following coding sequences lie in one Mucilaginibacter sp. KACC 22773 genomic window:
- a CDS encoding acyltransferase family protein has protein sequence MKFNNSASLFSEIKSVPAILDQKTYPSLNGLRAVSIIMVLIHHFILNYNPYFQSLVFIGPLGVDVFFVISGFLITTLCIKEKITTGDLSLKNFYIRRALRILPVAYLYIVVIAILNYFFKLQVGALSFISSALFIANLSYFRRLQFDWSLAHYWSLSVEEQFYLLFPVFIKKKFQLYVTILLAIILLVPVLVYLQTIIAFLNNGVLSAALRYVVKFQGIAVGCLFSVLLFKGYLNFGRFGLAATLVSVFMIFYLKFDAFFTLQSCFINLFISIFIGIIIVNNISPKTNLVYKFLNLTALSFIGVLSYSIYIWQQLFLSNDTRFPLTKYPINLLFLALVPVLSYFYYEKFFLKLKKHFAKNKKA, from the coding sequence GTGAAGTTTAACAATAGCGCCAGCCTTTTCTCCGAAATAAAATCGGTGCCTGCTATTTTAGATCAAAAAACCTATCCATCGCTGAACGGGTTAAGGGCCGTTTCAATCATCATGGTGCTTATCCATCATTTCATCCTCAACTACAACCCTTATTTTCAAAGCCTTGTATTTATCGGCCCCCTGGGCGTTGATGTATTTTTTGTGATCAGCGGTTTTTTAATCACCACTTTATGCATTAAGGAGAAAATAACAACCGGCGATTTATCGCTCAAAAACTTCTACATCCGCCGTGCATTAAGAATCCTCCCGGTTGCTTACCTGTACATAGTGGTGATTGCCATACTTAATTATTTTTTCAAATTGCAGGTAGGTGCGCTCAGTTTTATATCGTCGGCATTGTTCATCGCCAACCTTTCCTATTTCAGAAGGTTACAGTTCGACTGGAGCCTGGCCCATTACTGGTCGCTATCGGTTGAAGAGCAGTTTTACCTGCTGTTCCCGGTTTTTATCAAAAAGAAGTTTCAGTTATACGTAACTATCCTGTTGGCAATCATTCTGCTGGTACCTGTACTGGTTTACCTTCAAACAATAATCGCTTTTTTAAATAACGGCGTACTGTCTGCCGCTTTACGTTACGTGGTTAAATTCCAGGGCATCGCTGTGGGTTGCCTGTTTTCGGTTTTGTTATTTAAAGGTTATTTAAACTTTGGCAGGTTCGGCCTGGCGGCTACCCTGGTATCCGTTTTTATGATATTTTACCTAAAGTTCGATGCTTTTTTTACGCTGCAATCTTGCTTTATCAATTTGTTCATATCCATTTTTATCGGCATTATCATTGTCAATAACATCAGCCCCAAAACCAATTTGGTATATAAATTTCTGAACTTGACGGCATTGAGTTTCATCGGCGTACTATCGTACAGTATCTACATCTGGCAGCAACTGTTCCTGTCTAATGATACCAGGTTCCCGCTTACCAAATATCCCATCAACCTGCTGTTCCTGGCGCTGGTGCCGGTGTTATCATATTTTTATTACGAGAAGTTTTTCTTAAAGCTGAAGAAACATTTTGCTAAAAACAAAAAGGCATAA
- a CDS encoding XrtY-associated glycosyltransferase XYAG1, producing the protein MRILQISASYKPAYVYGGPTMSVAMLSEQLANAGCAVCVFATTANGVSELDVTPNQTVMVDGVNVTYFKRITKDHSHLSPALLKAVWKNAKTYDAVHIHAWWNLVSVLSCLIAVIRGVPVVVSARGTLSPYSFQNKNRAIKSLIHNLLSKPVLKRCHIHATSQRENEAVNSIISPKSSVIIPNFVKLPVYHPSVQVQNTTKATIKLIFFSRIEEKKGLDILIDALPLIKAPFHLTIAGSGSEAYVDSLKQLAADISISDKITWTGFINEDKFELLQKHDLFVLPSYDENFGNAVIESLSVGTPVLISREVGLADYVSKNKLGWLCETSAISVAGMIDQIVAQPHELERIRQQAPDIIYTDFNAGSIVEKYIGLYTKISTQH; encoded by the coding sequence TTGAGGATTTTACAAATTTCGGCATCATACAAACCTGCTTACGTTTATGGCGGGCCAACTATGTCGGTAGCCATGCTAAGCGAACAGTTGGCAAATGCAGGTTGCGCCGTGTGCGTATTTGCAACAACAGCCAACGGCGTTTCCGAACTTGATGTAACCCCTAACCAAACGGTAATGGTTGATGGTGTAAACGTTACTTATTTTAAGCGCATCACTAAAGACCATAGCCATTTATCGCCTGCATTGTTAAAAGCCGTTTGGAAAAACGCTAAAACTTATGATGCCGTACATATCCACGCATGGTGGAATTTGGTTTCGGTACTATCCTGCCTTATAGCGGTAATACGTGGGGTACCGGTGGTGGTATCGGCCAGGGGTACTTTAAGCCCTTACTCTTTTCAAAATAAAAACCGGGCAATCAAATCACTCATTCATAACCTATTGAGCAAACCCGTACTAAAACGCTGCCATATTCATGCCACTTCGCAGCGGGAGAATGAGGCCGTCAACAGTATTATCAGCCCAAAAAGTTCGGTTATCATACCTAATTTTGTAAAACTGCCGGTTTATCATCCATCGGTACAAGTGCAAAACACAACAAAGGCTACAATTAAACTGATATTTTTTTCCAGGATAGAAGAAAAAAAAGGCCTGGATATATTGATCGATGCACTGCCCTTAATCAAGGCCCCCTTCCATCTTACCATTGCAGGCAGTGGCAGCGAAGCCTATGTTGATAGCCTGAAACAGTTAGCTGCCGATATAAGCATTAGCGATAAAATAACCTGGACGGGCTTTATAAATGAGGACAAGTTTGAGTTATTACAAAAACATGATCTTTTTGTACTGCCATCCTATGATGAAAACTTTGGCAACGCCGTAATTGAAAGCTTAAGTGTTGGCACGCCGGTACTAATTAGCCGCGAAGTGGGCCTTGCTGATTATGTTAGTAAAAATAAGCTTGGCTGGCTGTGCGAAACAAGCGCGATATCTGTCGCCGGAATGATTGACCAAATAGTGGCCCAGCCCCATGAACTGGAACGCATCAGGCAACAAGCACCCGATATTATTTATACCGATTTTAACGCGGGTAGCATAGTTGAAAAATATATAGGTTTGTATACTAAAATTAGCACACAGCATTGA
- a CDS encoding redoxin domain-containing protein: protein MSLQPGQAAPQFTLVSSGLKTVSLSDFKGRKVVLHFFPLAFTGVCTTQLCTMRDSFGYYDGLNATILGISVDSPFSLAKFKEENGYQFDLLSDFNKEVSTAYQAIYADFVMGLKGVSKRAAFVIDEEQNIIYAEVLEVATDLPNFAAIAEVVK, encoded by the coding sequence ATGTCATTACAACCAGGCCAGGCGGCACCACAATTTACATTAGTATCATCAGGGTTGAAAACTGTATCACTGTCCGATTTTAAGGGACGCAAGGTGGTATTACACTTTTTCCCTTTGGCATTTACCGGCGTTTGCACCACGCAACTATGCACCATGCGCGATAGCTTTGGCTATTACGATGGGTTAAACGCTACCATACTGGGCATCTCGGTGGATTCGCCTTTTTCGCTGGCCAAGTTTAAAGAAGAAAATGGTTATCAGTTTGATTTGTTATCCGACTTTAACAAAGAGGTATCTACCGCTTACCAAGCCATTTATGCCGATTTTGTAATGGGCTTAAAAGGCGTTTCAAAACGTGCCGCATTTGTTATCGACGAGGAGCAAAATATCATTTACGCCGAAGTACTGGAAGTTGCTACCGACCTGCCAAACTTTGCGGCCATTGCCGAAGTGGTAAAATAA
- a CDS encoding adenylate kinase, producing MLNLVLFGPPGAGKGTQSQKLIEQYGLIHLSTGDLLRGEIAQGTTLGLEAKKLMDDGKLVPDAVVIGMISNKLDSNKDGKGFIFDGFPRTVAQAEALDSLLTSKHSAITGMIALEVDDDELLRRLLLRGKDSGRPDDANPEVISKRIHEYNDKTAPVAGFYKNQGKFKSINGIGSVDEIFGQIHAIIEAWLKD from the coding sequence ATGCTAAACCTGGTATTGTTTGGTCCACCCGGAGCCGGGAAAGGGACTCAGTCACAAAAGCTTATTGAACAATATGGATTGATCCATTTATCAACCGGCGATCTTTTACGTGGCGAAATTGCGCAAGGAACAACACTTGGGTTAGAGGCCAAGAAGCTGATGGACGATGGTAAATTGGTTCCAGATGCGGTTGTAATTGGCATGATCAGCAATAAGCTGGACAGTAATAAAGATGGCAAGGGTTTCATTTTTGATGGTTTTCCCCGCACGGTTGCACAGGCAGAAGCGCTGGATAGCTTGTTAACCAGCAAACATTCGGCTATAACCGGCATGATAGCGCTTGAGGTTGATGATGATGAATTATTGCGTCGCCTATTGCTTCGTGGTAAAGATTCGGGCAGGCCTGATGATGCTAATCCGGAAGTGATTAGCAAACGCATCCATGAATACAATGATAAAACGGCGCCTGTGGCCGGTTTTTATAAAAACCAGGGTAAATTTAAAAGCATTAATGGCATAGGCTCGGTAGATGAGATTTTTGGCCAGATACATGCCATTATTGAAGCCTGGTTAAAAGATTAA
- a CDS encoding putative colanic acid biosynthesis acetyltransferase: MHKTNLSTYNNHPFHPGGNALKRLLWFYVNAVFFKTSFIPSSGFKVFLLRLFGARIGKKVTIKPCVNIKYPWFLQIGDHTWVGENVWIDSLVMITIGANVCLSQGAILLTGSHNYKTASFNLITKSVVLEDGVWIGAGAMVNLGITAGSHAMLTAGSIATKNMESYSIYQGNPAVKIRDREISL; the protein is encoded by the coding sequence ATGCACAAAACCAACCTGTCAACTTATAACAACCACCCTTTTCACCCGGGTGGCAATGCGTTAAAAAGGCTATTATGGTTTTATGTGAATGCCGTTTTCTTTAAAACCAGCTTTATACCTTCAAGTGGTTTTAAAGTATTTTTATTGCGGCTATTTGGCGCCAGGATAGGCAAAAAAGTAACTATAAAGCCTTGCGTAAATATCAAATATCCCTGGTTTTTGCAAATTGGCGACCATACCTGGGTTGGCGAAAACGTTTGGATAGATAGCCTGGTAATGATTACCATTGGCGCCAACGTATGCTTATCACAAGGGGCAATACTGCTAACCGGCAGCCACAACTATAAAACAGCATCGTTTAACCTGATAACCAAAAGCGTTGTTTTGGAGGATGGGGTTTGGATAGGCGCCGGCGCTATGGTAAACCTGGGTATAACTGCCGGAAGCCATGCTATGCTTACCGCCGGCTCAATAGCCACAAAAAACATGGAATCTTACAGCATTTACCAGGGTAACCCGGCAGTAAAAATCCGCGACCGCGAAATTAGCCTGTAA
- a CDS encoding exosortase Y-associated Wzy-like protein, with protein MQTKQAPMERIIMLYVPWALAALLSSDAQLSYIIAWLGSFLIFFLTLTGWVKPIPNDMSVAEQLMRPIFLVQIIFAGYMACTSIFYFLDVLGYQNFEKVSTTLVDQNRLQYTAQCQRYYCLGHAAFVSGILIFMDYSTKSKYYIAKDKLANLLMMFAVVSFPASIFFIRIPGLSQFANQFSSLSFIAGTLALAFAIPQKKIGNTLICLAFYFFNFYTALTSGFKEPIIISVLVLGVFLYPNYKKLVAGIFIPALLILFMFLPTYNRIFRQNAWSGDASADEATQLALDAALNSDSGDEDDSNWGFMVYRLSEIDMFIKFTQSTPKTVDFYRTKLLAQSGMAIIPRIFWPGKPSTEDLIMERVYDAGVVNRASSVSAKPAFIVDAYLTLGGWGVFVMMLIYGAVAQIISVKAEKLFGGYILGTALVFSGLFQIMWRGLSFEFLINTVFWSYISMLAIHKILTASNILKEV; from the coding sequence ATATTTTTTTTAACACTAACGGGTTGGGTTAAGCCTATACCTAATGACATGAGCGTAGCCGAACAATTGATGCGCCCGATTTTTTTGGTACAGATCATTTTCGCAGGCTACATGGCATGTACCTCCATATTTTACTTTTTGGATGTATTGGGCTATCAAAACTTTGAAAAAGTGAGCACCACCTTGGTTGATCAGAACCGCTTGCAGTATACCGCGCAATGTCAGCGCTATTATTGTTTAGGGCATGCTGCTTTCGTATCGGGTATTTTGATTTTTATGGATTATAGTACCAAATCAAAATACTACATCGCCAAAGATAAGCTGGCTAATTTACTGATGATGTTTGCCGTTGTCAGTTTCCCTGCATCAATATTTTTCATTCGCATTCCGGGCTTATCGCAATTTGCCAACCAGTTTAGTTCGTTGAGTTTTATAGCCGGCACCCTGGCGCTCGCTTTTGCTATCCCTCAAAAAAAAATCGGCAATACCCTTATTTGCCTGGCCTTTTACTTTTTTAACTTTTACACTGCCTTAACTTCGGGATTTAAAGAGCCTATTATTATCAGCGTACTGGTTTTGGGGGTTTTCCTGTATCCCAATTACAAAAAACTGGTGGCAGGCATATTTATACCTGCGTTGCTTATTTTATTTATGTTTTTGCCTACCTATAACCGAATTTTCAGGCAAAACGCATGGTCGGGCGATGCCTCGGCAGATGAGGCCACCCAATTGGCACTTGATGCCGCGTTGAATAGCGATTCGGGCGATGAAGATGATTCAAACTGGGGCTTTATGGTTTACAGATTAAGCGAAATTGATATGTTCATCAAATTCACCCAGTCAACGCCCAAGACTGTTGATTTTTACCGCACAAAATTGCTTGCCCAATCGGGTATGGCTATCATTCCGCGCATTTTCTGGCCCGGTAAACCAAGCACCGAAGATTTGATTATGGAGCGGGTGTATGATGCCGGAGTAGTTAACAGGGCCTCGTCGGTATCGGCAAAGCCCGCTTTTATAGTAGATGCCTACCTTACACTTGGTGGCTGGGGAGTTTTTGTCATGATGCTTATTTACGGGGCCGTTGCACAAATTATCTCGGTAAAAGCCGAAAAACTTTTTGGTGGATATATTTTAGGAACCGCGCTTGTATTTAGCGGCTTGTTCCAGATTATGTGGCGCGGCCTTAGTTTTGAATTTCTTATCAATACGGTATTCTGGAGCTATATCAGTATGCTGGCCATCCATAAAATACTCACGGCATCTAACATTTTAAAAGAAGTTTGA
- the obgE gene encoding GTPase ObgE: MSQGSNFVDYVKICCRSGHGGAGSAHLHRDILTSKGGPDGGDGGRGGHVIVKGNAQLWTMLHLKYRKHVIAGDGDSGGSSLRSGKTGRDEILEVPLGTTVKNAETGEVIFEITQDGETRILTPGGRGGLGNWHFKTPTQQTPRFAQPGEDGKEDWNILELKILADVGLVGFPNAGKSTLLSVVSAAKPEIADYAFTTLVPNLGIVSYRDNRSFVMADIPGIIEGASQGKGLGFRFLRHIERNSVLLFMVPADTPRTIKEEYEILLNELQEYNAELMHKPRVLAVTKMDLLDDELQAEMKRELPEGVPSIFISSVAQKNLTGLKDLLWAEINKASV; encoded by the coding sequence ATGTCGCAAGGTTCCAATTTTGTTGATTATGTGAAAATCTGTTGCCGCAGTGGCCACGGAGGGGCGGGCTCTGCGCATTTACACCGTGATATATTAACCTCAAAAGGTGGCCCCGATGGTGGCGATGGCGGTCGTGGCGGCCATGTTATTGTTAAAGGTAATGCCCAGTTATGGACCATGCTGCACCTTAAATACCGCAAGCATGTTATTGCCGGCGATGGCGATTCGGGCGGCAGCTCGTTACGCAGCGGCAAAACCGGAAGAGACGAGATTTTGGAAGTACCCCTGGGCACCACCGTTAAAAATGCCGAAACCGGTGAGGTGATCTTCGAGATAACCCAGGACGGAGAAACCCGTATTTTAACCCCTGGCGGCCGTGGCGGCCTGGGCAACTGGCACTTTAAAACCCCAACCCAGCAAACCCCCCGCTTTGCCCAACCCGGCGAAGATGGTAAAGAAGACTGGAATATACTGGAACTAAAAATCCTGGCTGATGTTGGTTTGGTAGGATTCCCCAATGCCGGTAAATCTACCCTGCTTTCGGTAGTATCCGCCGCCAAGCCCGAAATTGCCGATTACGCTTTTACAACCCTGGTACCCAACCTGGGCATCGTATCCTATCGTGATAACCGCTCATTTGTAATGGCCGATATCCCGGGCATTATTGAGGGTGCATCGCAGGGCAAGGGTTTAGGCTTTAGGTTCCTGAGGCATATCGAGCGTAACTCGGTACTATTGTTTATGGTACCCGCTGATACGCCGCGCACCATCAAAGAAGAGTATGAAATATTACTAAACGAGCTGCAGGAATACAATGCCGAACTGATGCACAAGCCCCGCGTTTTAGCCGTAACAAAAATGGATTTACTGGATGACGAACTTCAGGCCGAAATGAAGAGGGAGCTGCCGGAAGGAGTGCCTTCGATTTTCATCTCGTCGGTAGCCCAAAAAAACCTTACCGGATTGAAAGATTTGCTTTGGGCCGAGATTAATAAAGCGAGCGTTTAA
- the xrtY gene encoding exosortase Y: MNPAYSFIIITHNEAQHLPRLLDSVGGLDAPVFILDSGSDDDTVAIAKKAGATVLQHAFENHPKQWDFALKNFDIKTPWIICLDADQVVTPELKEKLANFRDQDYQGVSGIYFNRKNFFKGSWIKHGGYYPFFLLKMIRFGVGYSDLNENMDHRFIVPGKTEVWKDGHILEENLKENHISFWIAKHNRYSDLLAQEEVERMQKMRQQTLKPSLSGSPDERTAWLKQLWWQLPRYVRPMLYFTYRMIFQLGVLDGRTGVIFHFLQGFWFRLIVDVKIDEILRNGQQARAATTGHISPVKFIFRFLALFLMFYYFNILFFGITNPGKHYYPFLANHLNYIRGLRWLLLSISAQVLNWFGFSAIHNGTELLVAGKGAIVLVYSCLGLGLMSFFAAFVIAYPTKTKQKVIFLVTGILAIQFLNILRFVLLALFWNKNSSRIVDHHTVFNIILYIIIMASLYFWVKQGDNHLNKHAQNQPVNL; this comes from the coding sequence TTGAACCCGGCATATTCATTTATCATCATTACCCATAATGAAGCGCAGCACCTGCCCCGTTTGCTGGATTCTGTCGGCGGGCTTGATGCGCCTGTTTTTATTTTAGATTCGGGCAGCGATGATGATACTGTAGCCATAGCCAAAAAAGCTGGAGCAACTGTTTTGCAGCACGCCTTTGAAAATCATCCTAAACAATGGGACTTCGCCCTTAAAAACTTCGATATCAAAACTCCCTGGATTATTTGTTTAGATGCCGACCAGGTTGTTACCCCGGAACTGAAAGAAAAACTGGCGAATTTCAGAGACCAGGATTACCAGGGCGTTAGCGGCATTTACTTTAACCGGAAGAATTTTTTTAAAGGCAGCTGGATAAAACATGGCGGCTACTATCCCTTTTTCCTGCTTAAAATGATCCGTTTTGGTGTCGGCTACTCTGATCTGAATGAAAATATGGACCACCGGTTCATCGTACCTGGCAAAACCGAAGTATGGAAAGACGGGCATATCCTGGAAGAAAACCTGAAAGAGAACCACATCAGTTTCTGGATAGCCAAACATAACCGGTACAGTGATTTACTGGCCCAGGAAGAGGTGGAACGCATGCAAAAAATGCGGCAGCAAACCCTTAAGCCATCATTATCTGGCTCGCCGGACGAGCGTACCGCCTGGCTTAAGCAATTGTGGTGGCAATTGCCCCGCTATGTAAGGCCAATGCTTTATTTTACCTATCGTATGATATTCCAATTGGGTGTATTAGATGGACGTACAGGCGTAATTTTTCATTTTTTACAAGGTTTCTGGTTCAGGCTGATTGTAGATGTTAAAATTGATGAAATCCTGAGAAACGGGCAACAAGCCAGGGCAGCAACAACAGGCCATATCTCGCCAGTGAAATTTATCTTCAGGTTTCTTGCGTTGTTTTTGATGTTCTATTACTTTAACATTTTGTTTTTTGGGATAACCAATCCGGGCAAACATTACTACCCGTTTTTGGCTAATCACTTAAATTACATACGGGGCCTCCGTTGGTTATTGCTGAGTATCAGCGCCCAGGTACTTAACTGGTTTGGTTTTTCGGCTATTCATAATGGCACCGAATTGCTGGTGGCAGGCAAAGGGGCTATAGTGCTGGTATACTCCTGCCTCGGGCTTGGGCTGATGAGTTTTTTTGCGGCATTTGTTATTGCCTATCCTACAAAAACAAAGCAAAAAGTTATCTTTTTAGTCACCGGGATTTTAGCCATCCAGTTTTTAAACATTTTGCGTTTTGTGCTGTTGGCATTATTCTGGAATAAAAATTCAAGCCGGATTGTTGACCATCATACGGTATTTAATATCATTTTGTACATCATTATAATGGCAAGCCTGTATTTTTGGGTTAAACAAGGCGACAATCACTTAAACAAACATGCACAAAACCAACCTGTCAACTTATAA
- a CDS encoding ABC transporter permease, with amino-acid sequence MIRNYIKTAFRSLLKNKGFTFINILGLAMGLATCLLIVLYVVDELSYDRYNAKYERIYRVNTDLKYGGVITSFAIAAPPVGDALKNNFPEVENAVRISPALNIRFKKGSQDIAEDKVVYCDPSLFSIFTLPMIDGDPKTALNDPNAIVLTESSAIKYFNKTDVVGQTLTINTDSIPHKITGVVKDVPVQSHFTAGFFLSILSQESSRDKTFNHFSFGTYILLKPGASPERLEGKLPALMRQWLNGSMNMDKFEKGGNYIRLNLTPLKNIHLQSNRQRELRPNGNIQYVYIFSAIALFILVLACINFMNLSTARAANRAREVGVRKVLGSSRWSLIVQFLSESFIVTLAATIIAVLVAWALLPAFNQLAGKQITISKQLVSWLLPALAVIIIIVGIVSGSYPAFFLSAFHPAHVLKGKISTGFKGGMLRSFLVVFQFSISIFLIIGTMVVYNQLRYIQNKDLGFNRDQLLLIKNVNALNNPQLLKQQVKQLPGVVNATLSAYYPTNTTHFPNSISSEHKSGLMAEYWSVDEDYLHTMGMHLLTGRGFSGQFRSDSSGMVINQTAANMLGFNNNALNKTLTTGQGPNARTYHVIGVVKDFNFSSLRDNISPLVMVMNQDWRQLLCVKVDTKNLPLFLNHAEHEWKKLAPNQQFEYSFMDADFDALYRTEQRMGSLFVVFTTLAIMIACLGLFGLAAYAASQRNREIGIRKILGAGVFRLVTMLSKDFIKLVLVAIAIATPLAWLAMQKWLQGYAYRQNIQWWVFVLTALAAVVIAMITVSFQSIKTAMANPVDSLKEEG; translated from the coding sequence ATGATCAGGAATTACATCAAAACCGCGTTCCGTTCCCTGTTAAAAAATAAGGGTTTTACTTTTATCAATATTTTAGGGCTGGCGATGGGCCTGGCAACCTGCCTGCTCATTGTTTTATATGTGGTTGATGAGTTGAGCTACGATAGGTACAATGCAAAATATGAACGCATTTACCGGGTAAACACCGATTTAAAATATGGCGGCGTTATAACCTCATTTGCAATTGCCGCGCCACCCGTGGGCGATGCTTTAAAAAACAATTTCCCGGAAGTAGAAAACGCCGTAAGGATCTCGCCTGCCTTAAATATCCGCTTTAAAAAAGGCAGCCAGGATATTGCCGAAGATAAAGTGGTCTATTGCGACCCATCCCTGTTTTCGATATTTACCTTACCCATGATTGATGGTGACCCGAAAACCGCGCTGAATGACCCGAACGCCATTGTACTTACCGAATCGTCGGCCATCAAATACTTTAACAAAACCGACGTAGTAGGCCAAACACTCACCATTAATACCGATAGCATCCCGCATAAAATAACCGGGGTTGTTAAAGATGTACCCGTGCAATCGCATTTTACGGCCGGTTTCTTCCTGTCAATTTTATCGCAGGAATCATCGCGCGATAAAACGTTTAATCATTTTAGTTTCGGCACCTATATTTTGCTGAAGCCGGGTGCAAGCCCTGAGCGCCTCGAAGGCAAACTGCCTGCCCTGATGCGCCAATGGCTTAACGGCAGTATGAACATGGATAAATTTGAAAAAGGCGGTAATTATATCCGTCTGAATTTAACGCCGCTAAAAAACATCCACCTGCAATCAAATCGCCAGCGCGAACTGAGGCCAAACGGCAACATTCAGTATGTATACATCTTCTCGGCCATTGCATTGTTTATATTGGTGCTGGCCTGTATCAACTTCATGAACCTTTCAACCGCCCGCGCTGCCAACCGCGCCCGCGAAGTTGGGGTGCGCAAAGTACTGGGCTCCTCGCGCTGGTCGCTCATTGTACAGTTCCTGTCCGAATCATTTATTGTTACCCTGGCAGCTACTATCATAGCGGTATTAGTGGCATGGGCGTTGCTACCTGCATTTAACCAGCTGGCCGGAAAACAGATAACGATAAGCAAGCAACTGGTTAGCTGGCTGTTGCCTGCTTTGGCGGTTATCATCATCATTGTTGGCATTGTTTCCGGCTCGTACCCTGCCTTTTTCCTGTCGGCCTTTCACCCTGCTCATGTTTTAAAGGGCAAAATATCAACCGGGTTTAAAGGAGGCATGCTGCGCAGCTTCTTGGTAGTATTCCAGTTTTCGATATCCATTTTCCTGATCATTGGCACCATGGTAGTTTACAACCAACTCAGGTATATCCAAAATAAAGACCTTGGCTTTAACCGCGACCAGCTACTGCTAATAAAAAATGTAAACGCGTTAAATAATCCGCAGTTGTTAAAACAGCAAGTAAAGCAATTACCGGGCGTTGTTAACGCCACACTTAGCGCCTACTACCCTACCAACACAACCCACTTCCCAAACAGCATCAGCAGCGAGCATAAAAGCGGCTTGATGGCCGAATATTGGTCGGTTGACGAAGATTACCTGCATACCATGGGCATGCACTTGTTAACAGGCCGCGGATTTTCGGGCCAGTTCCGTTCCGACTCATCGGGAATGGTCATCAATCAAACAGCTGCCAATATGCTGGGCTTTAATAACAATGCCTTAAATAAAACGCTTACTACCGGGCAGGGGCCAAATGCCAGAACATATCATGTTATAGGTGTGGTAAAAGATTTCAACTTCAGTTCGTTAAGGGATAACATCAGTCCGCTGGTAATGGTCATGAACCAGGATTGGCGGCAGTTGCTTTGCGTTAAAGTGGATACCAAAAACCTGCCGCTTTTTTTAAACCATGCAGAACATGAGTGGAAAAAGCTTGCCCCAAACCAGCAATTTGAATACTCATTTATGGATGCCGATTTTGACGCCCTTTACCGCACCGAGCAGCGCATGGGGAGCCTATTTGTGGTATTTACTACCCTTGCCATTATGATAGCCTGCCTGGGCTTATTTGGCCTTGCGGCCTATGCCGCCAGCCAGCGTAACCGCGAAATAGGTATCCGCAAAATATTGGGTGCCGGGGTGTTCCGTTTAGTAACCATGCTATCAAAAGATTTCATCAAACTGGTACTGGTTGCCATAGCCATTGCCACACCTTTAGCCTGGCTGGCCATGCAAAAATGGCTGCAGGGATATGCTTACCGCCAAAACATCCAATGGTGGGTATTTGTGCTTACCGCACTGGCAGCTGTTGTAATTGCGATGATAACCGTGAGCTTTCAATCTATCAAAACGGCGATGGCCAATCCGGTGGATAGTTTAAAGGAGGAGGGTTAG